In Candidatus Eisenbacteria bacterium, the following proteins share a genomic window:
- a CDS encoding DUF58 domain-containing protein translates to MSTAELLRKVRRLEIRSRHLVEDLFAGQSKSVFQGRGVEFEEVRPYLPGDEVRDIDWNVTARLGAPYVKRFVEERELTVMLAVDISRSMRFGTVGVEKRELAAELCAVLGFAALRNDDRVGLVLSDSRVTHLVPAVRGRRHLLRILRDVLEADSVAKETRLGEVARFLSRTLNRHSVVFWISDFDPAPESTALRSLGRRHDLTALALRDPRDEVLPAAGWLELEDLESGERALVNSSSARVREQYQRDARARWARAESALKEARCPMLEIRTDRSYLPVLMRYFATRRRGRRSA, encoded by the coding sequence ATGTCGACCGCGGAACTGCTTCGCAAAGTCCGCCGGCTCGAGATTCGCAGCCGCCATCTGGTCGAAGACCTGTTCGCCGGCCAGTCGAAGAGCGTCTTCCAGGGGCGCGGCGTCGAGTTCGAGGAAGTGCGCCCGTACCTGCCCGGCGACGAGGTGCGAGACATCGACTGGAACGTCACCGCCCGCCTCGGCGCGCCCTACGTCAAGCGCTTCGTCGAGGAACGCGAACTCACGGTGATGCTCGCGGTCGACATCTCACGCTCGATGCGATTCGGTACCGTCGGCGTCGAGAAGCGCGAGCTCGCAGCCGAGCTGTGCGCGGTGCTCGGGTTCGCCGCCCTTCGCAATGACGACCGCGTGGGACTGGTGCTGTCCGACTCCCGCGTGACTCACCTGGTGCCCGCGGTGCGGGGGCGTCGTCACCTGTTGCGCATCCTGCGCGACGTGCTGGAGGCCGATTCGGTCGCGAAAGAGACGCGACTCGGTGAGGTCGCGCGATTCCTCTCGCGCACGCTGAATCGCCACAGCGTGGTGTTCTGGATCTCGGATTTCGATCCGGCGCCCGAGTCCACCGCGCTGCGAAGCCTCGGGCGGCGCCACGATCTCACCGCACTCGCGCTGCGTGATCCGCGCGACGAGGTCCTGCCGGCGGCGGGCTGGCTCGAACTCGAGGATCTCGAGAGCGGCGAGCGTGCGCTGGTGAACAGCTCGAGCGCCCGGGTGCGCGAGCAGTATCAGCGCGACGCGCGTGCACGCTGGGCGCGCGCCGAGTCCGCCCTGAAGGAGGCGCGCTGTCCGATGCTCGAGATCCGGACCGATCGCTCGTATCTGCCGGTGCTGATGCGTTACTTCGCGACCCGGCGCCGCGGCAGGAGGAGCGCGTGA